CCGTCGGCGAGCGCGATCGACCCTTCCGCTCCGTAGAGCCCTCGCTGCAGCTCTTCGCCTGTCTTCAGATCGAACACGGCGCTGATCATGCGGTACTCGTCCTTGTCCCACCACGTCACGAGCGCGCGCATTCCGGGCATCTCGTGAACCTGGACCGCGTAGGTGCCGAGGTCCTTGTCGTAGAAATCCAGCTCGGCACCGACCTGCTCACCGCTCTCCGGATCGAAGGTCAGGATCGAGTCCGCCGCGACGTAGAAGGCGAGCGGTCCGGGTCCGCCGTCGAAGTAGATGCCGTTCTTGGGGATCGTCGCACCCAGCGGCCACGTGCTTCTCCCGTCGGCAGAGGCGAGCTCGAACTCGCCGTCGCCCCAGCGTGCGATCACCCCCCGGTCGACCACGGACATGATCGGAGACGGCTCGCCCACCGCCACGTCACGCTCGATGTCCCAGACCTGCTGGCCGGCGGTATCGGCCGCCAGCGCGGCACTGTCCATCGTGATGACGAGGGTGTCGTCGGCGTACGCGCCGACCGCGGCGCGCCCGCGCGCGACCAGGGTCGAGAGCGGTCCGCTCCCATCGGTGGGGAACCGCACGATGAAGGGCGTGGTCCGCTGGTTGCCGAGGATGAGCGAGCCGTCGGCCAGGAACTCCGCGGTCCAGACCCAGTACGACTGCGCCGAGAACTGTCGTCCGGTGGGCGCCCCGTCGGCGGAGTATTCGACCGCGTTGAGGCCGGCGCACACGAACCCCCCGTCGGTGGGATCCGGGACCAGGATGCCGCATCCCGGGATGTCGGTCGAGGGGCGCTGCCACTCCAGACGACGATCCTCGACGCCGAAGCGGGCTATCCCGTCGCGTCCGAGACCGAGCAGCCCGCCGGTCGCGTCGACCTGCAGGTCGATCGTCGAGACGTCGCCCTCGGTCGCGATCCGGTTCACTCGCGTCCGCGTCGTGGGATCGTACAGATCGATGCCGCGGCCGGTTCCGAGGGCCACCAGACCATCGGGGAGCATGGCTGCACTCTGACGCATGACGCCGGCATACCGAGTGAGATCACCGGCCCGGAGGTCGGTGGTGGCGAACGTCATGGACGGGATGTCGACCCACACCGGCGCGTCCGAGATGACGTTCCGGAGCACGAGCATCTTCCCATCGGGGGAGAAGGCCCCGTGCGATCCCACGGGGAGTGCGAGTTCGATCGTCTCGCCGACCGGGTCGTCAGAGCCGATGTCCACCCGCGTGAGGAAGGTGCGGCAGCATCGGCCCGGGTCGCCCTCGACCCACGCGGGCGTTCCGATGATCGCTGTGCCGCTGTTCCCGTCGAAGAAGATGATCCGGGGATTCGACGTCTGGGCGCTCGGCAGCCGTCCCGCATCGAGGTCACCCACGTGCTCTCCGGTCACGGCGTTCCACACCTCCACGAGCGGCTGCGCGGACTCGGCGCCGGCGGGGTCGCGGATGACGAGCACCTCGTCGGTGCCCGGGATGTGCGCCGTCGAGATGTACTCCTCGTCCGGGAAGACGATCTTCGTCGTGGGGGCGCCGGACGCGGTCAGCGTGCTCAGCAGAGCGGACCTCGCGCGCACGTCCTCGGGGTACTTCTGAGCGAGGGAGGCGGCCACGAGGGCCGCGGCATCCCGATCCGACGCCCTCAGGGAGGCTGCCGTCCCGGCGATCGCCTCTATGCGTGCGTCCTCCTCGGCCTTGACCGCGGCGTCACCGCGGCCGACGGCGATCCCGCCCGCGGCGAGGGCTGCGACGAGGAGTGCCGCTGAGCCGCCGAGGGCCCACCGCAGCCGGCGGTTCTGAACGCGGTCACGACGCGCGCGCTCGGTGATCTCCTGAAGTTCGGTCTCGGCCCGTGCGCGCGACTCGTCGAGGAAGGCGTTCTCGGTCTCGGTGAGGTCGTGGTCCTCCTCCTCGCGCCATTCGAGGGCGGCCTGCAGGCGCGCACCCCGCAGCAGATCGTCGTTCGAGCGCGCACTCGCCTCCCAGGTCTCGGCCGCCGTGACGACGATCCCTCGGATCCGCGCACTCTGGCCCTCCTCGTCGAGCCACCGGTCGAGCCGCGGCCACGCGGTGGCGAGCGCTTCGTGCGCGATCACGACCGAGTCTTCGTCGGCGCTCACGAGCCGCGTCGCGACGAGACGCTCAATGACGTCCCGGCGCCGGACGTCCATCAGGAGGGGCGCAGCCGCCGGCCGCCGACGAACGGCGGCCCCGTGCGGCTCGCGGGCGACCAGGCGGAGCATGAGGTTGCGGCAGACGTCCCGCTCCGAGGGCTCGAGGGATTGGTACACGCGCTCCGCCGACATCGCGATGGCGCCGGCGATACCGCCCGCGCTCGTGTAGCCCGCCACGGTGAGCGTCCGCCCCTCCCTCCGCGCCCACGTCTCGAAGAGCGCGTGCGAGAGGTGGGGAAGCGTCGAGCTGCGGTCGCCGGCGTCGCGGACGATCAGCTCCACGAGGCCGGGCTCGACGCGCAGCCCCGCCCGTGCCGCGGGCTTCTCGACGGCGTCGCGGAGAGCGGCTTCCGAGAGCGGGCCGAGCACATAGGCGCCCCTCCCGATCTCGACGCCG
This genomic interval from Microbacterium sp. 4R-513 contains the following:
- a CDS encoding BTAD domain-containing putative transcriptional regulator; its protein translation is MAVKVLGPLDTGTPPLSPRERAILSALVVRHGESMGPSELASAYWGDEPPQTWAQQVKTAVGRIRSRLGRESVLTKGSEYALGLDPESIDAGRFERLVSSARGHALHGEPDRAIDNYARALALWRGAAYPDLSDWQPGVLEAMRLADIRAAVEVELLEQRLKIGEARQVLPLAERLLREEPLREERWALVALANYQLDRQAEALATLRAARARLLDELGVEPGPRLRELEQRMLRRDPQLDPVLDERSSAACPYPGLRPFGPEDAEEFFGRDDDAEAIFDRLGRKAVVTIAGPSGSGKSSLLRAAVLPLLARRGGRSALLPTGATPSLLAETLSDPSVDVVAIDQAEEFMRGDGDSLTWMCETLADWVANGGCLVLTIRSDFLDRAAALPAIGVEIGRGAYVLGPLSEAALRDAVEKPAARAGLRVEPGLVELIVRDAGDRSSTLPHLSHALFETWARREGRTLTVAGYTSAGGIAGAIAMSAERVYQSLEPSERDVCRNLMLRLVAREPHGAAVRRRPAAAPLLMDVRRRDVIERLVATRLVSADEDSVVIAHEALATAWPRLDRWLDEEGQSARIRGIVVTAAETWEASARSNDDLLRGARLQAALEWREEEDHDLTETENAFLDESRARAETELQEITERARRDRVQNRRLRWALGGSAALLVAALAAGGIAVGRGDAAVKAEEDARIEAIAGTAASLRASDRDAAALVAASLAQKYPEDVRARSALLSTLTASGAPTTKIVFPDEEYISTAHIPGTDEVLVIRDPAGAESAQPLVEVWNAVTGEHVGDLDAGRLPSAQTSNPRIIFFDGNSGTAIIGTPAWVEGDPGRCCRTFLTRVDIGSDDPVGETIELALPVGSHGAFSPDGKMLVLRNVISDAPVWVDIPSMTFATTDLRAGDLTRYAGVMRQSAAMLPDGLVALGTGRGIDLYDPTTRTRVNRIATEGDVSTIDLQVDATGGLLGLGRDGIARFGVEDRRLEWQRPSTDIPGCGILVPDPTDGGFVCAGLNAVEYSADGAPTGRQFSAQSYWVWTAEFLADGSLILGNQRTTPFIVRFPTDGSGPLSTLVARGRAAVGAYADDTLVITMDSAALAADTAGQQVWDIERDVAVGEPSPIMSVVDRGVIARWGDGEFELASADGRSTWPLGATIPKNGIYFDGGPGPLAFYVAADSILTFDPESGEQVGAELDFYDKDLGTYAVQVHEMPGMRALVTWWDKDEYRMISAVFDLKTGEELQRGLYGAEGSIALADGDVISTTSSTMHRSSSTLDPKAVLPKPIAGATVFESSADGDTILLTGDEGPVALYDVASGTRLGDPIEAYSTRALSAQLAPDGEHMVTNARAGVLAWDFSISSMIEAACRMAGRSLTETEQMTYFGSLELPEPCAAREDR